In the genome of Amblyraja radiata isolate CabotCenter1 chromosome 6, sAmbRad1.1.pri, whole genome shotgun sequence, the window acccaagAACAaggcgtaccttgcacaccatcagcttctgcccctacgggaagcgtgttcctctggagttggagcggggctgggctagagttgctgatctgggatctccgtgcttgcagtggccctgggggtcggtgtcccgatgagggggcgcagctcgggctgtgggcgaaatgccacttgtcgccgtagcggctcaTCGggaagcggcttctggtggtcctgacgtctccggccagtttgcagttttcctctggagttggagcggggctgggctgctgctggctgtgggtctctgggatctccgtgcttgcagtgggccttgaggtcggtgtcccgttggtcctgacgtctccggtgactggcactgacctgctggcatcgccgacgtgaagacagtgcaaagcccccgcgccggtgcaatgggcggggagctggagaggggagggaaggggtcacacacatggccgggaagcagaggggtgtaggtggggtgaaactgaagggagcgacaatctgctgctgcctgcccgctgagttaaaaagttcccacgcaagactcatgatacactgtgtatcgtgagtctaccgtgggaactttttaactcagcgggcaggcagcagtggattgtcaattattaaccctcccgcgcaatataccctcatcttctcttttatgaatggggatttagttcccctttcttcgaggaccgaccggaggttccgctgtcacctctgcgggccgccctcggtgaacgtcttcaaggacctttcttcaaggaccgaaaaaaatgtccgctattcggagcttttcgttatttggatcttctgaTAAAagattgtgcacctgtacaatgaagatggacacagaatgctggagtaattcagcaggacaggcagcatctctggatagaaggaatgggtgacgtttcgggtcgagatccttttttagactgagagtcaggggagaggtaaaCTAGAGATATGCAAGGGCACACAGAAcatggtgtgaaaaggacagatcaaagtagaGGATGTTCAAGCAAATGTACAATGGttaattgttggctgaggggaaggtgacaacgaggcatacaaacattaaaattaatcaggacagtgaaactagtcggagaactagggtggacacagagagagagagtaaaaGCAAGGTTTGCAGAGGTTAtttcagatacaaggaactgcagatgctggttttcaaaaagggacagaaaatactagagtaactcaacgggtcaggcagcacctcgggaAAATATGCATCACtgaaggttcccaacctgaaacgtcacctgttcatgttctcttgggttgctgagttactccagcactttgtgtctcatctgtagaggtttgttagATTATTCAGTGACATGCCAAATTTACCAATGTTCAGCATGTTTTTCAGCTGATTAAACAATGCtaatgggatagaaacatagaaaataggtgcaggaataggccattctggccattcgagccagcaccgccattcaatatgataattgctgatcatccaaaatcagttccctaTTCccggcttttccccatatcctttgattcttttagccctgagagcgaaatccaaagctcttttgaaaacatccagtgaattgtcctccactgccttctgtggcagagaattccacagattcacaactctctgggtgaaaacgtttttcctcatctcgatcctaaatggcctaccccttattcttaaactgtgatatctggttctggactccccccaacatcgcaaacattttttctgcatctaccctgtccaatcctctaagaattttatacgtttctacaagatatcctctcatccttccaaatttcagcgaatacaggcccagtcgacccattctttcaccatacgtcagtcccgccatcccgggaattaacctagtgaacctacgctgcactccctcaatagcaataataataatagcaataattatgacatttttaattactgaatgatatttttgaactgAACATGATTAATGACATTGAGTAAAAAGGCAACTCATATCAAGAGgagctgttggaggaactcagtaagcCAGaccgcatctgtggggggaaatgggcAGTTGACATTTCCTGCTCTTCTGCTTtcacaccaccaccccaggcagaatgagtagagtttcaaagatacacacaaaatgttggggtaactcagcgggtcaggcagcatttcaggagaaaatggattggtgacgtttcaggtggggacccttctttagtaATTTACTTTGTCCTTGCCAGGGTTATGAAATCAGAATTGGTTTAAAAAAAGTAGCCAACCATTTGGAATGTGCAGATAATGTATTGTGACCAATTTATTATGGAAACTGAAAGTGAAAGGATTAGCCTGAAGATGTTTTCAATAATTGAAAGTGTCTAATTTTGCCAAATAACaataattgattaaaaaaacTTCCTGAAATTGAACCCCAAAAAATTCAAACTCAATCTGTAAATTGAGCCAAGTATATACCAGATTACCTAAATTTAATTTCTCTATTTCATGTAGGAAGGAAAGACACCAAGGCAGTGCTTGAAAGAAGGACATTGTAAGGGTTTACAGCTTACTTTCTTTGAATGTAAAAGGTCAATGGTATGTATCAATTTTAAAGAGATAATTTATTAATGTTTGATTTATCATTAATAAGCATCATATTTGTACTGTGCAGTTGATGTTGCTTTGAATGTTGCTGTTCCAATCCACATGTATCTCATGGTGgacatttctactttttttgaatGGGACactcttgtaaaaaaaaaaaagaaccttTGTGTCAAAATTAACTTTGATGCAACAGTTTTCATGTTTTTACCAAAtgctttaaaataatttaaaggcTTTGTTTATTTTATGTCTTCTgaatcagagtgctggagttactcagcaggttaaacagcatctctggagaacgtggataggtggcgttttggtttGAGATGTTgctccagactgattgtagtgggggtgggggtgggggtggggccaAGTCAAATTTTTTAATCTAACTGGCTGAATCCTGTGTAACAATCTTCTGGACCAGTCTACCATGACAGACCTTGTCAAATGTTTAACTAAAGTTcaaatagacaacatccactcccCTACCTCCATCAATCATATTCTTCACCTCCTTAAAAAAAGCTTGCATCAAATTTCTGAGATGAGACCAACCTCactcaaaaccatgctgattgctGCTATAATGTCAACACTTtacaaatgtaattaaatccttttgctaggaATCTTCTCCTGTCATGTCCCTACCACTGGTATGAggctataatttcctggattatctgtTCCGCAAATTAAACAAAGGAgcaacattggctactctccagtcttCTAGGATATAGCCTGAAAGTAAAGAGGGTAAAAATATCTTATTTTCTTTCAACATGGGGAGCATGTGCCCCTGGAAGAATTCACATTCCCCCACAAATTTTTCTCTGTAATCAATTCTTCCACATTCCCATAATGTCCCCTGGGATTTCGCTCACTTACAGATGTGTAATTTGTAGTACCCAGTTAACCTGCTGACCTACATGTTtatggaacatgggaggaaacagaagaaccAGGAGGAAACCCTGCGTTATAGGGAGAAGATGGAAAGTCATCACAGCACCAAAGTTCAGGATTGACCGTGGGGCACtgcagatgagagagagcggttctATTAACTGTTCTGTTCCTAGATGGAACTAGATGgatttccaccgggtggcgcccgcaatggctgccttgccaacagtctgtctcatcccttccttctttgttaatttttagtatgtgttaaataaatatacgttttagtgttctttaacttgttttatgtgggggtggggaaaaccttataaaatctcttaccttgacggagatgctatttttttccgtatcgtatctccgtccgtactgcggcctaacatcgaggagctggcggcctctgctggagaccgacttcgggagcaccAGCCACGGGAGCctacggactttaacatcgtggacctCGCAATCCTGGTTAGACACTGACTTCTAGAGCTCTAAGCCGGAGGAGCTTCGACCGGCCCGACGCGGGATCTTCGatcgccagctgcgggagctttgatcacccCCCACTGCCGCGACCACGGGTGAAAAatgaggaagaagattagactttattgccttccatcacagtgaggaatgtggggaatccactgtggtggatgttaatgttaactTTTACGTAGTTGTGTGTCTCGTTGCTTTTGTTGTAgtctggctgtatggtaattcgtgtttcactgtaccttaattggtacatgtgacaataaactgacctttgaacattTGAACTCCGCACTTTTGTCCCCAAGTTGTTGCAGAGTCCTCTCTTAATCTGCGGTTACTaagcccttttaaaaaaaataaataccaTTGCTTGCTTCAATTCTTCATTTTCATTTTGTTCTCAGTCCATGGTCCTTCTCAACTCgtataaatatatatttccaGTTACATTGTAATGTCAGGTTGGGATATTTGAACAAAGTTAATAATTGGAAATTAACAGTTTTTTTATTGAACATACTAGCTGATTTAAAAGATTGTGGTTGTGCTAATCATGCTCTATAGATCTATGCATAGTAGGAATGTTGCATCAACCAAATTGGAGTATTACATATCATTAATACCTTATGGATTTTTATTTTTAAGCTGGATAACAGAGCTCGTTTCAGAGGAAGAAAAGGATATTAACAATCCAACTGCAATGGACAATGCTACAGAATCTATATATGTTGATATAGAAATAAAATAAAGTCAGTATATTTAATTTGGAAACTTATTGTATTCAGTATTTGTTAGTTTTCCTTGTTTATTTTTTTCATATGCAATGCC includes:
- the LOC116974588 gene encoding cytochrome c oxidase assembly factor 5, which produces MPKYYEDKEEGGPCSGVKEDLKTCLMALDCVLKEGKTPRQCLKEGHCKGLQLTFFECKRSMLDNRARFRGRKGY